DNA from Massilia antarctica:
AGGGTGTGTTTCGAGCCCAGGTTGCATTGCAGCCCCCCTGCCCCGGCAATCTCCACAATCGCCGCGGAGGCGCGCAAGCCGCCGGACTTGGCCAGCTTGAGCGTGATGATGTCAGCCGCGCGCGCGCGCACCACGCGCATCGCATCGGCCGGACTGAGGACGCTTTCGTCGGCCGCGATGGGCGCGTGCGCGCGCTCGGTGATCAGTTGCATGGCCTCGATATCCCACCAGGCGCACGGCTGCTCGATGCATTCGAGTTCGCACTCCTGCAAGGCGGCATCGACGGCCAGCGCCGCCTTGCAGTGCCACGCCTGATTGGGATCGATTTCGATGCGCGTGCCCGCGCCCACGGCGCGCTGCACCGCGCGCGCCATGCGGATATCGTGGCGCCAGTCGGCGCTGCCCTTCAGGGTGAGCAAGCGGTAGCCCATCTCGGCCAGGGTGCAGGCCGACCGCACCGCCGTATCTTCGTCCGGCATCGCCATGCTGCGCGAGAGGGCAAAGCGTTCGCGGGTCGCGCCGCCCAGCAGATCGGCCACGGAAATGCCGAGGTGGCGCGCCTTCAGGTCGTGCAGCGCCAGGTCGACCGCGCACAGGGAAGTGGGAAAGGCGTGGCGTTCCGACGACAAGCCCGCCAGTGTCTGTAAAATGGACACGATGCGCGCGCCGTCCTCGCCCAGCAGCAGCGGCCCGGTGAGCTCGGCGAGGCGGCGGAACACGGAGTCGGCGCTCTCGCCATCGCGCGCGGGGAAAATGATGGAGGCCTCGCCCAGACCCACGGTGCCGTCGAGCGCGGTCAGGCGCAGCAGCACCTTCTCGCCTACTTCCAGCCGGCCGCGCGAGGATTGCATCGGCGCGATATACGGCACGCGCACCTTCCACACCTGCACCCGCACGATGGTCAGCGGCGCGCCGGGCGCACTTCCAGGGGAAAAATCAGCCATGAGCAATATCGCGCCAGTGAGGTCGGGCCATCGGACAGCGGCTGCGCCGGCGCATGGTGCGGGCCGGCGCAGGGCTGTTGCATTGCCGGTCGCGGAACCGGCGCCAAGT
Protein-coding regions in this window:
- a CDS encoding mandelate racemase/muconate lactonizing enzyme family protein, whose translation is MADFSPGSAPGAPLTIVRVQVWKVRVPYIAPMQSSRGRLEVGEKVLLRLTALDGTVGLGEASIIFPARDGESADSVFRRLAELTGPLLLGEDGARIVSILQTLAGLSSERHAFPTSLCAVDLALHDLKARHLGISVADLLGGATRERFALSRSMAMPDEDTAVRSACTLAEMGYRLLTLKGSADWRHDIRMARAVQRAVGAGTRIEIDPNQAWHCKAALAVDAALQECELECIEQPCAWWDIEAMQLITERAHAPIAADESVLSPADAMRVVRARAADIITLKLAKSGGLRASAAIVEIAGAGGLQCNLGSKHTLGVGTAALLHFAAAHPAVGEFVGYGSALERFVGDIINETIDIQDGQARLPPGPGFGVTLNDEAVARYALASADLSAERARAR